A window of Schistocerca cancellata isolate TAMUIC-IGC-003103 chromosome 1, iqSchCanc2.1, whole genome shotgun sequence genomic DNA:
GCTTTAGCTGACACAAAAGTTTTCTGCATCACATACTGCCACGAAGCATACAACCAAAGACATGGGAGGGAGGTGGAAGTTTAATGACACACTGAAGATGGTAGCAATATATCATTTGGCCCATCTGGATTCTATTTATGCTGGTATATCTGAAAACTGTCCCACAGACATGGCAACATATCACATACCTTGATGACATTTTAGCAATCTCACCAGATGTTGGGCTACATGAATGACAAATGTGAGAAGCATGTTGGTGGTTGACAAATATGACATAGTATTTAATGAGCAgaaatgtatcatcagcaaagcagAAATGACCTCACTGAGATGAATCATTTTGGCAGATAACATTCATCCATTATGAGAGAAATCAGTAGCTCTACAAACCCTTCTGAAGCCAACAGACTGCCAATAATTACAGTGTTTCCTGGGAATAATCAACtttttttgctgccacttcccagtAACTGTCCCTTACAGACATGCTTGCAGAACATGATACCACAGGTTGATGATCCCTTGAGTCAACCTTGGAGACAGAAAAGTTTTCTACAGTCTTCTGCTGAGCATTATTAGTGTAGTGCTCCTCAATCACCCGGTGCCATCTGCACTGCTGGCAGTAATCACAGACGCCAGCCAAACAGCAATAGATGTAGTCCTACACCAACAGATTGACCACCAATGGCAAccattaaataaaaaaactgcaaCCAGTTCACAGCAGTGGATCACATATGGCAGAGAACTACTTGCAGTGTAAGAAGTTCTTTAATATTTCCACCGACAATCTGAAACTTGCACTGTGACAGTTTAAGTTGACCACAaaactggtagttccactgtccAGAATACTAGTGACAGGTGTTCCACCAGGTGGTTAGACATACAGAGTTTATcagtcagtttacaatggaggtgtGCCATGTGAAAGTAGCAGAAAATATTACAGCTGACTACTTCTCACACATCTGTGGTTTGGCGTATATATAGCACGGACAGCTAAGAACATGCTACCTTCTGAAGACTGCAGATCAACAACTACAAGGAATTATTGTCTACCCTTCCACAGGACCATGACTTTCCCAAACTTGGTGCCAGGCACAAAATTAACACTATGGTGCAACATCTCTTGACACAAGCCAAGCCTGTACACTGCCCCAGAACTCCACAAAGCTACTCTTGCCAGTGTTCACAATCTGTCACATCCAGGAGTAAACATGATACTCAAGTTATTGATTTAAAATAAATGTCCTCACATAGTCACATTCATGTATTCAATGCTAGCTATGCAAAACGGGATGAGTCATAAACACTGACATGAGGCAGTTTCGAAGCTCTCCAATAAGACTTGCCCAAGTCCACATCAGTCCTTTAggctagggtgtccattcgtcctgtttttcctgggacagtctcgttttttaccaaaatgtcccgctgtcccgaaagttttttggggGATGCTCAAATGCCCCATTTTTTATGATTCCACTTGGCTAGAGTATTGTaagctactggttgtttgacttgttATTAACTGCTCAATTATTTatgctaggaagcgtgtgatgactttcagcatacacCAAACATGTACCGGACTGTCaacaatcgcaagtaattttaaacgcactataggttaccAATAACAACGacgattcttctcttctaaatcgatccactgaatccgtcctttcggtccagataTACTCTACACCACTAacacttgctctctggctttcatcacctcactgttaatgttttgcactgtgcaatcactgtttcattatgccaaaacgaaagtgtaattttaacagcaatgtaaaaagcaagtttccttttgtcactggtagtggagaaactgtagaatgtacgttgtgcagatcaaaatttgctattgatcATGGTgtaaggtctgacattgtgaatcacattaagactaAGAAACAttgcatgagtgatcaaacgaaaaaaGCAAacaaatgcgtgagtgactactatgtaaacttaaaattagtagcagaaatggataggcagttggcagcacaagaagctacttttgcataccacagtgcaatgcataaccatagctttaagtcaatggactgtactacagcagttgttaaaaaacttttcaatcctaaattcacttgtggacacacaaaatgtaatgcaatcatttcaaatgttattgcaccgtatgcagctcagcaggttttaaatgaactgaaaagtgctcgattcatttctgtaacaATTGATACATTGAAttatctggatttgaagttggtccctatccttatcaggtattttcatcctgaaaatggcatcacggtgaaagtcCTCGAATTgcttaatttagctggagaaacttcagatttacttcagaattggaggttttaaagaaatatgatcttgagggaaaggtgattgtagtttctgcagacaacactaacaccaattttggtggcaagcagaggaaaggaaaaaaacaatttgttctataaactgcaacagaacacagtgaataatacagtaggtgttggctgtcccgcacatgtggtgcacaattccttacaaactggctcagattgcctacccatcgactgccaattaactttaaacaaaatctaccagcatttccacatagATACAGTAATGGTTGAATCTCTGAAgtaattctgtaagtttactgaaattgtatacaaaactgtacttggacacagcaagacaaggtggctatctctgctaccagcatcggaaagaattgtagagatatttcctgctttgaagtcatatttcatttcccttgataagtgtcctgttatctttaaacaattctttgataaccttgtgtctattcttcttcttcattttcttgctAGCCAACTAAagcctttctccacaacaattaaatgtattgagaaacaagaaatcacaataatggaagtttatcaagaaataatcaAATAATTGGGCAAATtgcaatgtagaaaatctgaaagatttcccaCATCCTTTGTACATtagactctaagaaagctggaagaagagggtgaaattactgtagaacaatttcatatttatgctgacatcttctatgactcttgctttgagtatattaaagaatggtgtttaccatttctcacgcctttgactgggttaatactgaaaaggagcagctacagtaaaggatattcaggactgttgagtttttgttaaaagtattgtaccaagttttcctgttgatgaagacgaactgtttgatgaattttcatgtgcacagaacttcataaaaagtgaagaaggagacaaagaaagtgttagtgcaatgtggtctaaaatatttgctaatttcaaaagtaaaaacattaacatgaaaaacatgattcatttggtggagttttgtctggcaattctgGGGTCAAATGCTcctgtggaacgtgtgtttttgttagtgaactctttgtggtcagatgaaaaaaccagaatgaaagttgaaacagtgagggcctagttcattgtcaaaacacactttaatggtgtatcgagtactgacttttatgatacaatttcaaatgaatatgcacttcttgataaagcacataaaagtgaaaagtatggtgatagtgtggcagaataattgtaagaaGTTATTTGGAGTCATCTGAGTGCACGttttaaaggtaaacttgtatgtgtattaaattagtctatacaatatttatgtccagttttttttcttcattgtcccaggtttatctctaatttattttaaatgttccctttttcaatgaaaatgaaatggacaccctactgTAGGCCCCCCTTCCACCTGTGAGTGGCTAGAGATGCCTTTTCAGAGTGATGGACAGATGTGCTTGATGAGCGAAGCAACACCTATCATGGACATTTCTACTTTGTCACCACCTGGATAGCATGATTTGGTTGCTCTCTCCACATCACTGCAGATGAGGGCCATCAGTTCAAATCCATTTTTGTCTAAGAACTGCCCAACTTTTTCAGCATTcagtgtcatcatatgacaaagtaTCATCTTACCAGTAGTGGGTTGGTGGAAGGATGGCATCAGATCTGAAGTCATCTGTCATATGCCACAACGAGAAAGGGACAGATGCTCTTCCCACAGTCCTCTTTGACCTCCATGCAGTGTAAAAACAGGTCATCAGAGCATCATTAACAGAAATCGTCCATGATGAGACATTATGCATTCCAGCAAAGTACCTCATACCTGTACCACTACCATGTACAGCAGAAATGCCACAGGTGGTGCAACAGCTCCAAGATCACACTGCTTAGATCCAAGACCTACCTGCCCAGCTTTGTGCAACATTGAACACCATGATTTCATCCATGGAGCTTTGGATGACTGTATTTATATCAGTCTCCACACTGGTCACATCAAATCACCATTCCAGCAATGATACACTGCTCCCTTTCCTATTATGCGACCAGGAGACCACACCATGGAGATCAAGCAAACTGGCAAAACCACAAAGGAGTACTATTGAGTGAGTCAAGCCAGTGTGCAGTAATCCATCCAGCAGCTGATTGTAGCATTAGTAAATTCTGCAAAGGGGATGCTGCATCCACTCACTTTGATGCACTTTAATACACTGATTGGGGATCACTCAAAAGTAACTCTTACAAAAGGTTTCAGGCTGGTAGCCCTTAGTTTCCAAAATATGTTCATATTATGAATAATGTTACAATTCCATCGGTGGGGCAATTATATCATAAGGGATCAATTTGCTCCCAGCAGGATCATTGCCCAATACACATGAAAGAACAGAATGAGGTTTCCTTTCTCAGCTGGTTTCCTGCTGTACCAGACATCAAACCCACTGAAAAAGTATGGGTACAGATAAAGTGGACCATATGAGAAAACTTTCCTGACCCAGCACTAGATACACACAAAAAGCTCTGTAACAGTGCcctagcagaaaatgaaataagaaacaatCTTTCTGGGTGAGCATCTGCAACTGAGTATTGTGATAGACATGAAAATCAACATTTCAGTTGTAAGGCTTTTATTTTTAATGTCACAACCAGTTTTGGGTGAACAATGTCCATCACCATGTGCAAATCACTGAAAACAAAGGAGAGGAATGtgctaaaaataatttttctatatgcctgcatgaatgaaataattaaaactaaTGCAGACATCATATACACAATTTTTAGACCACCCGGCTAGCTGCGTGGTCTAACGCACTGCGTCCTGAGTGGGAAGGCATGCTGGTCCCTGGCATGAATCCTCCCAGAAGATTACTGTTAAGGTCTGGTGTGCTGGACAGCCTATGGACGGTTTCTAATGCAGTTTTCCATCTactttggcgaatgcgggctggttccccttattctgcctcagttacactgtgtcagcaattgctgcacaaacaccctTTCCACGTATGTGTACACCATCCTTACTCTACTATGCAAACATCTggtgttacactcatctggtatgagatgatccccgggggggggggggggggggggggggggggaggggggggatccactgggggccaaaccacacaataaccctggatttgcTGTGgggcagtggtggtgtgggtggactgctgtgacctgttgtggggttgtgaaccactgagggctacagtgggatGAAGCCTATCCATCGTTTCTACGTTCCtgatttaatacaatacaatacacaattCTTAGCAGTTGTTGGGCTAGATATGGTGAAACgttaaaagaaatgagaaataaagaataaagaaataagaaataataaaatactgtGGTGACAGCTAACAATAACACAAAGAAACGGCCAGATGAAGAGGCTTGGTGTAAGATAGGAGCCGGAACATATACGTCAGTCATGTGCTGCATCCCTGAGTGCCACGTTACTGGGTACAGAGGAGGCAATTACCACAAGCGAGTGTAGTGCATGGAGTGATCTGCACTGAATGACATGAGACTAACTAGTCCAGACATTCACACTTAACTGACAATATTTAAATATGGAAATGGAGAGAAAGTATTATGAACATGAAAGGTGCACAGAGAAGCATAATACAACAAATCtaattgtagtaacactgttcacgtttacgtcgcacttcatttagcgtagaccgggactgtgtcctaggcatgcccgatgttaactgactgggcacggcccgtgctgccggagttgttgttgtcgttgttatgccggcagaggtcgcgtccgaattctcgcgtgccctctggtggacgggactctacttgcggcaactaccgtccgtgacgcgccgtgccaatgtgcgcctcccacgatctttctggtggctactgcactaaTGGATTAATACTCACAACTACAATTGTCCTTTCCTTTTATGAGCAATACTGTACAGTCTGTTGGTGTGACTGGCTCCTGAGTAACATGGAGGGAAATTCAAATTTCAGCCACTTTTACTATTTGTGTTGTTGAGTCTACAACCATTAATTCTTCATATTCTGCAGATTTTTCAAGAAGAAGAACTTTCAAGAATGTAGAATGAGTCAGAGTTTACATTTatatgaacatttttctatttttcaaagaaaataattacctaCAGCTGTATCAACAAAGGCTGTTTACTATATACTACTACTTGTCATGCAGCTTTATAATGAATCTGTCTGTTCAGTTCTGAGTAACTGTGGGTAAATATATGTCAATTTTTTTGATGTTCCACTATTTAGCGAAGTAAAGTTACTTTAACGTGTACAGTGTCTTCTAATGTGTGCAGtatcacaaaagaaataaaatggaaTATTGGTGATTAAATTGAAATTATGCAACTGTGATATATTGAAACTTTTCATTGTGATGGTGTATGGGaacacagtcatacaataattagaGATTAGGGATAAATTTTTCTCTGACTGCAAGCAtgattttcaatttctttttgtaGTGAAGATTGTATTTGGGGCTATCAGTCGCATCCTCAGCTGCACCTGGTATGTATAGACATAAACAGCTTCGCTGACTAGTGAGGAGTAACTTCCCAAATGGTGCTGTTGACACAGGTTTTACAGTGCACACTACAGTTGGAGAGTGATGACAGCAAAATTCATATTCACAGGAATATTGAGCATTATGTCAGGAACGTAGGAATAAGCACCAAGGTTGCCAACTGGGTCACCCAATATAAATGTGTGAATTTGACatgcaagtcgacgaagtggcgtcaactcgaaagacttgcaccaggcgaatggcctaccctacaggaggccctagccacacagcattttatAATGTGAGAGTATTTGGAAACTGATATATAACACTGGTATTATGCTTACGTGCCACTCCATGAAAACAATCAGTGTAAATGTCAGCTATAAGGAGATCAAACTTCCTGTCACTAGATGTTATTAGTTCTTGTACTTCTGATGTACTGACAGCAGTCTTACACATTGCAATTCCAAGGATGCTACTGAGGAAAATAAATATATATCTCATATTGATTAGATGTATATATTCCAGATACATCTCTGGAAAGGATTTGTAACCCTGAAATTGCCCATGacataataaaagaaactgaagacCATTTCTGCAGTCAGAAGCAAATTTATTCCTAATTTCAACAACTGTGAATATATCATACAATCTATGAAATAATGTTTTAGATTTTGGCATGATATGTTTACCAAATATCTACTTTAATTTTCACCGAACATACAAATATTGCAAAATTAATTCTATCAAATgcaatatgcaagactgcttatctgGATATTGATCTTATACTCACCTTTGGAAGATCTTTTGAAGGTTTAATATGCATTCCTCCAAtctgaattgtatttggtgttagaggCCTGGGAAGGCCTATGCTTTCATGGTTGTTGATGAGAAACAGTGAAGTGCTTTTCCACAACTTATCAATAGATGGAAAACTGTCAATATTTCTAGAATACGTCATCATTATTTCTTGTTGGCGTGGAATATAACTGAAGAACCACACTAATTCAACAAGGAGTCCACACACACTATTTAACATCCGttgtaaaaaattcatattcacagGAATATTAAGCATTACGTCAGGAATGTAAGAATATGCACCAGGGTTGCCAACTGGATCACCCAATATAAACGTGAGAGTATTTGGAATTTGATATATAATACTGGCATTATGCTTATGTGCCAGTCCAAGAAAACAGTCAGTGTAAACGCCAGCTATAAGGAGATCAAACTTCTGGTCACTAGATGTTATTAGTTCTTGTACTTCTGGTGTACTGATAGCAGCCTTACACATTTCAATTCCAAGTATGCTACTGTGGAAAACTAAAGTAAGTGGGTTTACTTCACCTAGTTCAAAAAGTGACATGTTTCTCTCTTTATCTGTAAATAGTAAAATGAGGCAGTTAATAGGTAATGCTGTACATCAGATATGAGCATTattctacttaatttattttttatatcaaCACTGCTTTACTTACGAAAGCTATCCATTCTGTAGTTTAATTTAATATCTCTTATATTCTTCACAGGTGGAGACTGTGGAAATGGACTAATCACAGTCAAATTATGCCCTCTTTGAGCTAGTTCATGGAGCAATGGTGATAGAAAGACCATGTGACTCTTGCTTGGAACTGTCATCACTGACAGAATGTTAGCTCCCTGTCCCTGTGTGATGATTCCAGCTAGCAAAAGTATACACTGCCAGATGCTCTGTAACAgagtagcaaaaataaaaaaataaaagctttttgtAGGTGTTGCACTCACATTTGTCTGTTGTCATAAGTTCATTTAATCATAAATCTGAATATCTCTACTATCTCATTGAGATGTATTATTACTTAACTTGTTTGGATATGGTGAATAAACCTGCATATTCTAAATTACTCAATATTAGGCATCATGTCCAGTTTGTTGTATTCATAGGTTTTATGACTGTCATTTCTAAAAGATGATGTTTTGGGTGTATACAACAGATAGCAGCCAACACCAACATCAACAAGATGGATAACTatttacaacagcaacaacaataatgaCAGATAAAAAAATATCAACATAAGAGGCAATTTGAAATCAATTAGCAGTTGATATATATCTGCAGTTAAACACAAGGTTCCacattttataaaacaaatatggATCAAATACTTTCACTTTCAGTAGGCATATTTGTCTTACTGAGTGTTGCCTTCTTACATCAGTTTTGTGTCACGCACAAAAATAATTCATTTTAACCATGTTGTATGTCATATTCTTGTAGTAAGAATTCTTCTTAAGCAAAAATTCCTACATGGCAATTACTTGAATGCAGCAACTGCATTTTTCAATTAGACTTCCTTTGGATTGGCATTTACTGCACTAGGAAATGTATTAATAGATGTTTATgactttctttgtttttcttatgCCCATAATATTTCATTCACATTGGAAAGGCCCCCTTACTTGCTGCTATTCTGTAGTTACTTGCCATCAACTTTATTAGCATCTAACTGCCATGATAAAAGTCATTGGATAGTGTTAATGGGTTGGTATCACTTACTTTGTTGTTGCCACTTTCTGAGATTGATTGGAAAAGAAGACACATACCTTCATGATAAGTTACACAGTGAGTTCAGAAGGTAAGTTTCTCCTCACTCATAAAGTGTTGACAGCTAAAGAAATGGGAACCATAAAGTATTTTTCATGTGTAGCATCTGTAATATTTAGGACTGATGTATAAGAGCTGATAAACACTTAAAATATTAGCAATATGTATAAAAAAACTACAGTGGGATTGTGGAAATACAGTGTGACTTAAAGGAGATGAAGAGGGGTGTCAAATGAACAGTAGTATGTTGTTTTTTCAGAAAAAAAGCCTTTTATTTATACAAAAGCAAAGGTTAATAGCAACATGAAAcaggatagatttctactcaccacatagaggagggaTTGAGTGGCAGACGAAACATTTAATAGTACATTTGAAAGTAAACTAAGTTACCAGACAGGTTCTTCTTCAggtgtagaaaacacacacacacacacacacacacacacacacacacatacacacacacacacacacacaaacgacaaGCTCTAACTTGCACACACATGTCCACTGTCATCTTCAGATGCCTAGGCCTGACAAAGGCTAACATTTAACACTATAGGAAAAGACCAATTGCTATGTAATGTAAGAAAGACATGTTAAGTTTCAGGCAGACACAATTGGCCACAACCTTCACCAATAAAAGAGAGACACATACATTcacatacacaagcaagcacacctcacactcaCATGACTGCCAGCTCCAGCATCTCAAGCCGGAATGCAACTGTCACGTGAGATCCAAGCAGCAATATGgaaggggcagggaaggggaaagaagagtagtgtatgggtggggagagagacaagcaccatctggtggagtgtgcagggaatacactgccaacaggcacagcatcaggaggttgaGGGGCAGAGACATGTGGAAAAAAGGAGCAagaaaggagaggagcggggagagacAGAtgaatgcattggcagagggctgcaaataaacagggtggaagaTGAGAATGGGTAGGAGATGAtaagacagagggggtggaaacttttGGGTGTAGGGCATGGAGTCTGGGGACAGTATCTTACTGTAGGTTGAGTGtgggataattacaggagtggagaatgtgttgtacagATAACTCCCATCTGTAAAGTTCAGAAAAACTGATGGTGGAGGAGAGGATACAGATGGCTcgagtagtgaagcagccattgaaatcaagtttgTTATGTTCAGCTGTGTGTTGTGCCATGCAGTGGTCTatgttgctcttggccacagtttggtggtggctgctCATCATGGAGGACAGCTGGTTagtagtcacaccaatataaaaagctgtgcaatgattgcagaaaagctggtaaatgacatggctgctttcactggcGGCCAGACCCCTGATGGTGTAGGATAAAcctatgacaggactggagtaggaattGTGGGATGGGTAAACTGGCCAGGTTttacacctgggtcttccacagggatatgctCTTTGTGGCAAtcggttgggattgggagtggaatagggatgGACTAGGGTATGTGGAGGTTGGGTGGTCAATGGAACACGACTTCAGGAGGggttggaagtatcttgggtagatACTTCAGTCCTGTTACAgaaaaacataatacagaaaaaggACAAGGAAACTGTAGACAATGACTGGTTCACTATCATGACTAGAAGCGTTTGGACTGAACAAAAACTATTAGCATTTTAAATGGACCAAAAACTCAGCACAAATAACCATACAAAAGATTATATAGCATACTAGCGTATGGAATCTACCTGCTCCACAAGCTGAGCAGCTGTGCTGGTAAATACCTCCTACTATATGCTTATTTCACTTACTTCCACTCCCACTTGAACTATGGAATATTACTACAGGGTAATTATGCAGGCTTACAACCAGTATTTAAATAGCAAAAGAAAGCTGTCAGAACCACTACAGGACTTAGCCCTTGttaatcatgaagaaactgttttgAGTACCTTGATATAATTTTTGAAATGTGGCACATTTACAGTGATAGTATCGATAGTGTTGAGAGGGCTCTCAACAGTGAGTGTATATGTACATATGGTAGTCAATCAGTTCTGTACTGTGATTGTGCTCAAT
This region includes:
- the LOC126162910 gene encoding UDP-glucosyltransferase 2-like, coding for MMPLRFCANGGRWQSIWQCILLLAGIITQGQGANILSVMTVPSKSHMVFLSPLLHELAQRGHNLTVISPFPQSPPVKNIRDIKLNYRMDSFHKERNMSLFELGEVNPLTLVFHSSILGIEMCKAAISTPEVQELITSSDQKFDLLIAGVYTDCFLGLAHKHNASIIYQIPNTLTFILGDPVGNPGAYSYIPDVMLNIPVNMNFLQRMLNSVCGLLVELVWFFSYIPRQQEIMMTYSRNIDSFPSIDKLWKSTSLFLINNHESIGLPRPLTPNTIQIGGMHIKPSKDLPKELKTVMDNSEEGVIFFSFGSNVQPSEMPNDKFNVFMKVFSKLKQTVLWKWDQDDMIGKPSNVHLGKWFPQNDILGHKKVVLFISHGGLHSLQEAVYHGVPVLGIPIFGDQNVNLIRAEAKGYAVKLLFHNITEESLLWAISEVLTQQKYRQRAAELSLLFRDQPQPPLERAVYWTEYVLRHGGAPHMRSAALDLSWWQLLLLDVAAFVAVCALAPVFLCLFVVRRCRRGRSTRAVCAESKKNQ